In a single window of the Flavobacterium sp. W4I14 genome:
- a CDS encoding putative lipoic acid-binding regulatory protein (product_source=COG2921; cath_funfam=3.30.70.260; cog=COG2921; ko=KO:K09158; pfam=PF04359; superfamily=117991) yields MDENKNNKDIEFTDIPDGASGDIYANLKEKLESVEQFPGVYNFKFIITGGLDKIQDLRAILPDDEFIEQASKTGKYVSITVKKTMQNADEVIAVYKQAGNIKGIMTL; encoded by the coding sequence ATGGATGAGAATAAAAATAATAAGGATATTGAGTTTACTGATATCCCCGACGGGGCTAGTGGAGATATTTATGCTAATTTAAAAGAGAAACTGGAAAGTGTTGAGCAGTTTCCAGGTGTTTACAATTTTAAATTTATTATCACTGGCGGGCTAGATAAAATACAAGACTTACGTGCCATTTTACCTGATGATGAGTTTATTGAGCAAGCTTCAAAAACAGGAAAATATGTGTCAATTACCGTGAAAAAGACGATGCAAAATGCTGATGAGGTGATTGCTGTTTATAAGCAAGCAGGAAACATCAAAGGGATTATGACCTTGTAG
- a CDS encoding DNA-binding HxlR family transcriptional regulator (product_source=COG1733; cath_funfam=1.10.10.10; cog=COG1733; pfam=PF01638; superfamily=46785), whose amino-acid sequence MTAVKESSTRNFNKGVALTSCPVTFVMEKIGGYWKPIIIFHLMSGPKRYSELKRAIPQITEKMLIQHLKQLQNDELVHRDAQAVVPPVVTYSLTKSGQDLFQVLDSMVDWAVKNGSV is encoded by the coding sequence ATGACAGCAGTTAAAGAAAGTTCGACCCGTAATTTTAATAAAGGTGTAGCGCTAACCAGCTGCCCTGTTACCTTTGTAATGGAAAAAATTGGTGGTTATTGGAAACCCATTATTATTTTTCATTTAATGAGCGGACCAAAACGTTATAGTGAGTTAAAACGTGCGATACCACAGATAACTGAAAAAATGCTTATACAGCATTTAAAGCAATTGCAAAATGACGAGCTTGTTCATCGGGATGCACAAGCCGTTGTCCCTCCGGTAGTTACCTATAGCCTCACAAAATCGGGGCAGGATCTTTTTCAGGTATTAGATTCGATGGTAGATTGGGCCGTTAAAAATGGCTCTGTTTAA
- a CDS encoding uncharacterized protein YbjT (DUF2867 family) (product_source=COG0702; cath_funfam=3.40.50.720; cog=COG0702; pfam=PF05368; superfamily=51735): protein MKITLTGSIGNITKPLAEILVAKGNEVKIISSNADRTEEIKSLGAIPLIGSVSDTGFLRDAFTGADAIYTMVPPNFATPKFRAYIKGIGENYAVAIKDSGVKKVVNLSSVGADLPDGTGPIAGLHDVENIFATLNGVDIKHLRAGYFYINFLANIDMVKHANILGANYGADSKLVLVHPRNIAEVAAEVLESNFTGKTVQYVASDDESTPADVAKVLGTAVGKPTLPWIEFSDEDAFNGMVGAGLPEEIAKNYVEMGDAIRSNKLFVDYYKNRPVLGNIKLKDFAAEFAAAYQN from the coding sequence ATGAAAATAACATTAACAGGATCAATAGGTAATATTACCAAGCCCCTTGCCGAAATACTGGTAGCCAAAGGCAATGAAGTAAAAATTATTAGCAGTAACGCCGATAGAACCGAAGAAATTAAATCGCTTGGTGCAATACCCTTAATTGGTAGTGTAAGCGATACCGGATTTTTAAGAGACGCTTTTACCGGGGCTGATGCCATTTACACCATGGTTCCGCCAAATTTTGCGACACCAAAATTTAGGGCGTATATTAAAGGTATCGGCGAAAATTATGCTGTTGCCATAAAAGACTCGGGCGTTAAAAAAGTAGTGAATTTAAGTAGCGTAGGTGCAGATTTGCCTGATGGAACAGGCCCAATTGCAGGATTGCATGATGTAGAAAATATTTTTGCCACATTAAATGGGGTAGATATAAAACATTTACGTGCTGGTTATTTTTACATTAACTTTTTAGCCAACATCGATATGGTTAAACATGCAAACATATTAGGGGCTAATTATGGCGCCGATTCGAAACTTGTTTTGGTGCATCCCCGTAACATAGCTGAAGTAGCTGCTGAAGTATTGGAAAGCAATTTTACAGGCAAAACCGTACAGTATGTAGCCAGTGATGATGAAAGTACGCCGGCTGATGTTGCAAAGGTACTGGGTACTGCGGTCGGTAAACCAACATTACCATGGATCGAATTTAGCGATGAAGATGCATTTAACGGAATGGTAGGGGCGGGTTTACCTGAAGAAATAGCCAAAAACTATGTAGAAATGGGCGATGCGATCAGAAGCAATAAACTTTTTGTAGATTATTATAAAAACAGACCTGTTTTAGGTAACATTAAGCTTAAAGATTTTGCTGCTGAGTTTGCTGCGGCATACCAGAATTAA
- a CDS encoding hypothetical protein (product_source=Hypo-rule applied; pfam=PF14534; superfamily=54427) encodes MNTREQIILNEKRLLTAIQHGYIEDLDLLLHEDLLFNLHNGVTITKAMDMETYTSGNLVVNSILPSEQQINLINDIAVVSVKIELEAVYNSQSIEGIFRYLRVWKVLDQEWKVIAGSCVAI; translated from the coding sequence ATGAATACCAGAGAACAGATCATTTTAAATGAAAAGAGATTATTAACAGCCATACAGCATGGTTATATTGAGGATCTGGATCTGCTTTTGCATGAAGATTTACTTTTTAACCTGCACAATGGAGTAACCATAACAAAGGCGATGGATATGGAAACTTATACATCCGGAAATTTGGTTGTAAATTCTATTTTACCTTCTGAACAGCAAATTAATCTGATTAACGATATTGCGGTTGTTAGTGTGAAAATTGAACTAGAGGCAGTTTATAATTCGCAATCCATCGAAGGTATTTTCAGATATTTAAGAGTTTGGAAGGTCCTTGATCAGGAATGGAAAGTAATTGCCGGAAGTTGTGTGGCAATATAA
- a CDS encoding putative membrane protein (product_source=KO:K08981; cath_funfam=3.40.50.1000; cog=COG3428; ko=KO:K08981; pfam=PF03703; transmembrane_helix_parts=Inside_1_16,TMhelix_17_39,Outside_40_48,TMhelix_49_71,Inside_72_187,TMhelix_188_210,Outside_211_229,TMhelix_230_252,Inside_253_366,TMhelix_367_386,Outside_387_395,TMhelix_396_415,Inside_416_503), with the protein MPMNNDFSKPQRESAFGIIVMGAHTMLKIGKASFFLFIIAFVKMSSTSFTYLILGISAIIVFSFIFAYLWYLKFTFFLDKEKQEFVVNKGILNRDQVIIQLDKIQQVNINQNILQKIIGVYGLKIDTAGAHGEEVSIKAIDETSAYNLKEHLLNRRTVTETQSEIEHEDHNTAETPFLRITAWTLFKVGLTSNYGQSLALLAAFFYTVIYEGRQLLDAFKINKDEIQSTVTGMLTIVTVFILIASLLIVLLIINLVRTFYKYFELEISEHKNTLLLSSGLIAKKNTLISPNKVQITKYSQNYFQKKMNMLNMSLKQAHFGQSKKGHEIQGNTLEIPGCNPGERDELLKMILGQTPLKSKIFIPNWRFLNLPIFFKLILPVAAFLIVAFNVPEVKPYIGVSIAYLAIGILMIYISYRRHQISVSQGFIIKTSGIWDISNEIVVPNKIQAITTFQYPWHKGVDVGHLTLHTAAGQIHFKYGSYTEIKQLVNYWLYQVECKNENWM; encoded by the coding sequence ATGCCAATGAATAATGATTTTAGTAAACCGCAGCGGGAATCGGCCTTTGGTATCATTGTAATGGGTGCTCATACCATGCTAAAAATTGGAAAGGCGAGTTTTTTCTTATTCATTATTGCTTTTGTAAAGATGTCGAGCACTTCTTTCACCTACCTGATATTAGGCATTTCTGCGATAATTGTATTCAGTTTTATATTTGCTTATTTATGGTATTTAAAATTTACGTTCTTTTTAGATAAAGAAAAGCAGGAATTTGTGGTAAATAAGGGCATACTCAACCGCGATCAGGTAATTATTCAGCTTGATAAAATACAGCAGGTTAACATTAACCAAAATATTCTGCAGAAAATTATCGGCGTTTATGGGCTAAAAATTGATACAGCCGGTGCTCATGGAGAAGAAGTAAGCATAAAAGCAATTGACGAAACTTCTGCCTATAACCTTAAAGAACATTTATTAAATAGAAGAACCGTAACTGAAACTCAATCGGAAATTGAACATGAAGACCACAACACAGCAGAAACACCATTTTTAAGAATAACTGCATGGACTTTGTTTAAAGTAGGACTAACCTCTAACTATGGGCAAAGTTTAGCTTTACTTGCTGCTTTTTTTTATACCGTTATTTATGAAGGCAGACAACTGCTTGATGCTTTTAAAATTAATAAAGATGAAATTCAGAGCACGGTAACGGGTATGTTAACCATTGTTACCGTTTTTATCTTAATTGCAAGCCTTTTAATTGTACTGTTGATTATTAACCTGGTTAGAACCTTTTATAAGTATTTCGAACTCGAAATTAGCGAACATAAAAACACGCTTTTACTTTCTTCAGGACTGATTGCCAAGAAAAACACCTTGATTAGTCCGAATAAAGTCCAGATTACAAAATACAGCCAGAATTACTTTCAGAAAAAGATGAATATGCTGAATATGAGTTTAAAGCAGGCACATTTTGGTCAAAGTAAAAAAGGGCATGAAATACAAGGAAACACTTTGGAAATTCCGGGATGTAACCCTGGTGAAAGGGATGAATTGTTAAAAATGATATTGGGCCAAACACCTTTAAAGTCAAAAATATTTATCCCTAACTGGCGTTTTTTAAATTTACCTATTTTCTTTAAACTGATTTTGCCTGTGGCGGCATTTTTAATCGTTGCATTTAACGTTCCTGAGGTAAAACCCTATATCGGCGTATCTATTGCTTACTTAGCAATTGGTATTTTGATGATTTATATCAGTTATCGCCGACATCAGATTTCTGTAAGTCAAGGTTTCATCATCAAAACCAGTGGGATTTGGGATATTTCGAATGAGATTGTAGTACCAAATAAAATTCAGGCCATTACCACTTTTCAATATCCATGGCATAAAGGGGTTGACGTTGGTCATCTCACTTTACATACAGCTGCAGGTCAGATTCATTTTAAATATGGAAGTTATACCGAAATTAAACAGCTGGTAAATTACTGGTTATATCAGGTTGAGTGTAAAAATGAGAATTGGATGTAA
- a CDS encoding membrane protein YdbS with pleckstrin-like domain (product_source=COG3402; cog=COG3402; ko=KO:K09167; pfam=PF03703; transmembrane_helix_parts=Inside_1_35,TMhelix_36_58,Outside_59_67,TMhelix_68_87,Inside_88_184), which yields MTTETFFTNEVIDLDLLPKYEEIQLSRPHPDYWKIICINLLIFFGLLGIAIGILLFFVDEVKPNAKWIIPLYLALFAIFSLLFRASFKKRGYAIRTHDVIYKSGIIAESTTIVPLNRIQHIELNEGIFSRIYKLGSLQLFTAGGQTGHIHISGIAIDDARRIRDLLLKKLDLLENPTTELNANE from the coding sequence ATGACTACTGAGACATTTTTCACCAATGAAGTTATTGATCTCGATCTTCTTCCAAAATACGAAGAAATTCAGTTAAGCCGGCCACACCCCGATTATTGGAAAATCATCTGTATTAATCTACTGATCTTTTTTGGCTTGCTGGGAATAGCTATTGGTATACTCCTATTCTTTGTTGATGAAGTAAAACCAAATGCCAAATGGATTATCCCCCTTTATTTAGCTTTATTTGCCATCTTTTCGCTACTCTTTCGCGCCAGTTTTAAGAAACGGGGGTATGCCATCCGCACACATGATGTAATATACAAAAGTGGCATTATCGCCGAATCGACAACAATTGTTCCTTTAAACAGGATTCAGCATATCGAATTAAATGAAGGGATTTTTTCCAGAATATATAAACTGGGATCATTACAGCTATTTACTGCAGGTGGCCAAACTGGGCATATCCACATTTCGGGGATTGCAATTGATGATGCCAGGCGTATCAGGGACCTGCTTTTGAAAAAACTAGACCTGCTTGAAAATCCAACAACAGAATTGAATGCCAATGAATAA
- a CDS encoding acyl-CoA thioesterase-1 (product_source=KO:K10804; cath_funfam=3.40.50.1110; cleavage_site_network=SignalP-noTM; cog=COG2755; ko=KO:K10804; pfam=PF13472,PF18962; superfamily=52266; tigrfam=TIGR04183), producing the protein MKFSAKVFLSLLLLLVVRISSLAQGQPPTRVSCPEAAQYYSKDSINIVTFGASTVEGVNGLGFQTMLQNNFLNCYTNKIVDITNHGIGGQTTFQGLLRIDNAIANRTGFIVIDMGINDALAMTTGKGSIAETVANMRALITASLKQKLIPILCTLQFVDDRTVKSNVAVNTNIRNLNTAYRKLAAEYKIYLADVNAAMRRDFSLYQDAFHPNARGYRLVSYVIFDAINKAIFDKFLKFTVSQNYPNPAAMQTFIDVVLPETDKINIQIFDLMGRLVKTVVNEYLNTGKHTLEINTSTFVPGIYFFKISSDSGQYNTAKKFIVAR; encoded by the coding sequence ATGAAGTTTAGCGCAAAAGTATTTCTATCTCTGCTGCTGCTTCTTGTTGTCCGCATTTCTTCCTTAGCTCAAGGGCAGCCCCCTACCCGCGTAAGTTGCCCGGAAGCAGCCCAATATTATTCGAAAGACAGTATAAATATTGTAACCTTTGGAGCCAGTACCGTAGAAGGCGTGAATGGTCTTGGTTTTCAAACCATGCTGCAGAACAACTTTTTGAACTGTTATACGAATAAAATCGTGGATATTACCAATCATGGTATTGGTGGCCAGACTACTTTTCAGGGATTACTCAGAATTGATAATGCGATAGCCAATAGAACGGGCTTTATTGTAATTGATATGGGCATCAATGATGCCCTTGCAATGACTACTGGCAAAGGAAGTATAGCCGAAACCGTTGCCAATATGCGGGCATTGATTACGGCAAGCCTTAAACAGAAATTAATTCCAATTTTATGCACACTCCAGTTTGTTGATGATAGGACCGTTAAAAGTAATGTAGCTGTAAATACCAACATCAGAAATCTTAATACAGCATACAGAAAGTTAGCTGCAGAATATAAAATATATTTAGCCGATGTAAATGCGGCCATGAGGCGTGATTTTTCGCTTTATCAGGATGCCTTTCATCCTAATGCACGCGGTTACAGATTGGTGAGCTATGTAATTTTCGACGCCATCAATAAAGCGATTTTTGATAAATTCTTAAAGTTTACCGTTTCTCAGAATTACCCTAATCCTGCAGCTATGCAAACATTTATTGATGTTGTTTTGCCCGAAACGGATAAAATTAATATTCAGATTTTTGATTTAATGGGCCGCTTGGTTAAAACAGTAGTAAATGAATACCTCAATACCGGAAAACACACCTTAGAAATCAACACCTCTACCTTTGTTCCCGGAATTTATTTCTTTAAAATCTCTTCCGATTCAGGTCAATATAACACTGCAAAAAAGTTTATTGTAGCGAGGTAA
- a CDS encoding acetylornithine deacetylase/succinyl-diaminopimelate desuccinylase-like protein (product_source=COG0624; cath_funfam=3.40.630.10; cog=COG0624; pfam=PF01546,PF07687; superfamily=53187) gives MQEIKNYVETHKQRFLDELFELLRFPSVSADPKYKGDVLKTADYVAQKLKDAGADQVEICPTAGYPIVYGEKIIDASLPTVLIYGHYDVQPADPLELWHTPPFEPTVRDGKIYARGACDDKGQFYMHVKAFELMMQTNTLACNVKFMIEGEEEVGSANLGIFVNENAERLKADVVLISDTSMISMEHPSIETGLRGLAYMEVEVVGPNRDLHSGVYGGAVANPATILCKMIASLHDENNHITIPAFYDKVLELTDEEKKALNSAPYDEAEYKKDLDIEEVWGEKGYSTLERTGTRPTLEVNGIWSGYIGEGAKTVLPSKANAKISMRLVPHQSSEEIAEIFTKHFESIAPKNVKVKVTPHHGGEPVVTPTDSIAYQAAEKAIEDSFGKKAIPTRGGGSIPIVALFEDALGIKSVLFGFGLDSDALHSPNEKYDIYNYYKGIETLPLFHKYFAELSK, from the coding sequence ATGCAAGAGATTAAAAATTATGTAGAAACGCACAAACAACGTTTTTTAGATGAGTTGTTTGAGTTATTGCGTTTTCCATCGGTAAGTGCTGATCCGAAATACAAAGGCGATGTTTTAAAAACAGCTGATTATGTTGCGCAGAAATTAAAAGATGCAGGTGCAGATCAGGTAGAAATTTGCCCAACCGCAGGATATCCTATTGTTTATGGCGAAAAAATTATAGATGCTTCTTTACCAACTGTTTTAATATACGGTCATTACGATGTTCAACCGGCAGATCCATTAGAACTTTGGCATACACCACCTTTTGAGCCAACAGTACGTGATGGTAAAATTTATGCCCGCGGTGCCTGCGATGATAAAGGACAGTTTTATATGCATGTAAAAGCATTCGAACTGATGATGCAGACCAATACTTTAGCCTGCAACGTTAAATTTATGATTGAAGGTGAAGAGGAGGTAGGTTCTGCAAATCTGGGTATTTTTGTAAACGAGAATGCCGAGCGTTTAAAAGCCGATGTAGTTTTAATTTCTGATACTTCGATGATCAGCATGGAACATCCGTCAATCGAAACCGGTTTACGTGGTTTAGCTTACATGGAAGTTGAAGTAGTTGGTCCGAACCGTGATTTACACTCTGGAGTTTACGGTGGTGCTGTGGCGAATCCAGCAACTATCCTTTGCAAAATGATTGCTTCGTTACATGATGAAAATAACCACATCACTATCCCTGCCTTTTATGATAAAGTGCTTGAGTTAACAGATGAGGAGAAAAAAGCATTAAATTCTGCACCTTACGACGAAGCAGAATACAAAAAGGATTTAGATATTGAAGAAGTTTGGGGCGAGAAAGGTTATTCAACCTTAGAGCGTACAGGTACCCGTCCTACTTTAGAAGTAAACGGAATTTGGAGCGGTTACATTGGCGAAGGTGCAAAAACCGTATTGCCAAGTAAAGCCAATGCAAAAATTTCTATGCGTTTGGTTCCACACCAAAGTTCAGAAGAAATTGCCGAGATTTTTACCAAACATTTCGAAAGCATTGCGCCTAAAAATGTAAAGGTAAAAGTTACGCCTCACCATGGTGGCGAACCAGTGGTAACCCCAACTGATAGTATTGCTTACCAGGCAGCTGAAAAAGCAATTGAAGATAGTTTTGGTAAAAAGGCTATTCCAACACGTGGTGGTGGTAGTATTCCTATCGTAGCCTTGTTTGAAGATGCATTGGGTATTAAATCGGTACTTTTTGGCTTTGGTTTAGACAGCGATGCTTTACACTCGCCAAATGAGAAGTATGATATTTACAATTATTATAAAGGAATAGAAACTTTGCCTTTATTCCATAAATATTTCGCAGAACTGAGCAAATAA
- a CDS encoding beta-xylosidase (product_source=COG3507; cath_funfam=2.115.10.20; cleavage_site_network=SignalP-noTM; cog=COG3507; pfam=PF04616; superfamily=75005) has product MKYLISSLLLLSGLTSLAQDTKTIKQSRNPIFQGWYADPDAAIFNNKYWVYPTYSARYKEQVFLDAFSSDNLVKWKKHPHILDTAAVKWANKAMWAPAIVQKDKKYYLFFGANDIQSDKEIGGIGVAVADKPEGPYKDHLGKPLVDKFHNGAQPIDQFVFKDKDGQYYLIYGGWKHCNIAKLNKDFTGFLPFEDGTTFKEITPDNYVEGPYMFIRNGKYYFMWSEGGWTGPDYSVAYAVGNSPFGPFKRIGKILKQDASIATGAGHHSVIINEKKGQYYIVYHRRPLTETDGNHRVTCIDEMKFDADGNILPVKITNEGVKAQKVK; this is encoded by the coding sequence ATGAAATACCTAATCTCATCTCTTTTACTTTTATCTGGACTTACTTCTTTAGCTCAAGATACTAAAACGATTAAGCAATCTAGAAATCCAATATTTCAAGGTTGGTATGCAGACCCTGATGCTGCTATTTTTAACAATAAGTATTGGGTTTATCCCACTTATTCGGCCAGGTATAAAGAGCAGGTTTTTTTAGATGCCTTTTCATCAGACAACTTGGTGAAATGGAAAAAACACCCGCATATTTTAGATACTGCCGCTGTAAAATGGGCCAACAAAGCCATGTGGGCCCCGGCAATTGTTCAAAAAGACAAAAAGTATTACCTGTTTTTTGGTGCTAACGATATTCAGAGTGATAAAGAAATTGGTGGAATTGGCGTAGCCGTTGCCGATAAACCAGAGGGACCATATAAAGATCATTTAGGCAAGCCATTGGTTGATAAATTCCATAATGGTGCACAACCCATTGATCAGTTTGTATTTAAAGATAAAGACGGCCAGTATTATTTAATTTATGGTGGCTGGAAACACTGCAATATTGCAAAGTTGAATAAAGATTTTACAGGCTTTTTGCCTTTTGAAGATGGTACAACCTTTAAAGAAATCACGCCTGATAATTATGTAGAAGGTCCATATATGTTCATCAGAAATGGTAAATATTATTTCATGTGGAGCGAAGGTGGCTGGACTGGTCCCGATTATTCAGTAGCTTATGCCGTTGGCAATTCGCCATTTGGGCCATTTAAAAGGATTGGCAAAATATTAAAACAAGATGCCTCCATCGCTACCGGCGCAGGCCACCACTCTGTAATTATCAACGAGAAAAAAGGACAATATTACATTGTTTACCACCGCCGCCCCTTAACCGAAACTGATGGCAATCATCGTGTTACCTGTATTGATGAAATGAAGTTTGATGCAGATGGTAATATTCTTCCCGTAAAAATTACAAATGAAGGGGTAAAAGCCCAGAAAGTTAAATAG
- a CDS encoding MFS family permease (product_source=COG0477; cath_funfam=1.20.1250.20; cog=COG0477; pfam=PF07690; superfamily=103473; transmembrane_helix_parts=Outside_1_19,TMhelix_20_42,Inside_43_54,TMhelix_55_77,Outside_78_96,TMhelix_97_119,Inside_120_148,TMhelix_149_168,Outside_169_172,TMhelix_173_195,Inside_196_218,TMhelix_219_241,Outside_242_255,TMhelix_256_273,Inside_274_285,TMhelix_286_308,Outside_309_312,TMhelix_313_335,Inside_336_347,TMhelix_348_370,Outside_371_374,TMhelix_375_397,Inside_398_415), whose translation MFKLIYNTYKTSFSGLSRETWLLSIVMMFNRCGSMAVPFMGLYVTQSLHRPEMDAGLIITLFGVGSILGSATGGKLTDMIGFRPVQILSSIVGGLLFILFSTITHFYSLCILTVVISFFSEAFRPANFTAVAHYAAEGTTTRSYSLNRLAVNIGWSVGISLAGIIASINYKLLFIVEGGVSIIVGLLILSFLPQVKDFIKKAKENASNMVILKPWEDVFYVKFILLTTVFITCAFLMFRVVPVFFKEQWHIDEFQIGIIIGLNGAVIALFEMIMINKIEAKRSPMFFITVGAVLFSISYIILSAPVSFHIVAAVLTIVVFTCGEMLTLPFINTIVISRSNEHNRGLYAAGYTLSWSCAQVIGPLFGFFIAKNFGYNWLWFGLACMLLLCTWGFNTLNKKQAKTILQKSEAQLEIE comes from the coding sequence ATGTTCAAACTTATTTATAACACCTATAAAACATCATTCAGCGGATTAAGCAGAGAAACCTGGCTATTGAGCATTGTGATGATGTTTAACAGATGTGGGAGCATGGCTGTTCCATTTATGGGCTTGTACGTTACCCAAAGTTTACATCGCCCGGAAATGGACGCTGGGTTAATCATCACTTTATTTGGCGTAGGTTCAATTCTGGGTTCGGCAACAGGAGGAAAATTGACCGATATGATTGGTTTCCGCCCGGTACAGATCCTTTCATCGATAGTAGGCGGTTTACTTTTCATCCTCTTTTCTACCATTACTCACTTTTACAGTTTATGCATTTTAACTGTTGTCATCAGCTTTTTTTCTGAGGCATTCCGCCCGGCAAATTTTACGGCTGTTGCACACTACGCTGCAGAAGGCACTACAACAAGATCGTACTCTTTAAATAGGCTTGCAGTAAACATCGGTTGGTCGGTAGGCATTAGTTTGGCAGGGATTATTGCTTCAATTAATTATAAGCTTTTGTTTATTGTTGAAGGTGGGGTAAGCATTATTGTTGGTTTATTAATCCTATCGTTTTTGCCGCAAGTGAAAGATTTTATTAAAAAGGCTAAAGAAAACGCTAGCAATATGGTCATTCTGAAACCTTGGGAAGATGTTTTCTATGTAAAGTTCATTCTTCTTACTACGGTTTTTATTACCTGCGCTTTTTTAATGTTTAGGGTTGTTCCGGTATTTTTTAAGGAACAATGGCATATTGATGAATTTCAGATTGGAATTATAATAGGCCTTAACGGGGCTGTAATCGCTTTGTTTGAAATGATTATGATCAACAAGATTGAAGCAAAAAGATCACCCATGTTTTTTATTACAGTTGGTGCGGTTCTATTTTCAATTTCATACATCATTTTAAGTGCCCCGGTTAGTTTCCATATTGTTGCAGCAGTACTTACCATTGTCGTTTTTACCTGCGGAGAGATGCTCACCTTACCGTTTATAAACACCATCGTAATTAGCAGAAGTAACGAACATAACAGAGGCTTATATGCAGCAGGCTATACCTTGAGCTGGTCGTGCGCGCAGGTTATTGGCCCATTGTTTGGCTTCTTCATTGCCAAAAATTTCGGTTATAACTGGCTGTGGTTCGGACTGGCCTGTATGCTTTTATTATGCACCTGGGGGTTTAATACACTGAATAAAAAGCAGGCAAAAACTATTTTGCAAAAAAGTGAAGCTCAGCTGGAAATTGAATAA